In a single window of the Streptomyces sp. HUAS ZL42 genome:
- a CDS encoding helix-turn-helix transcriptional regulator has translation MTTDTPARLLQLLSLLQTPREWPGGELAERLGVSRRTVRRDVDRLRELGYPVQASKGADGGYRLVAGKAMPPLVLDDEEAVAIAVGLRAGAGHALEGVDEASVRALAKLEQVLPSRLRHRVSTLQAATTPLTSGDGASIAPETLTVMASTVAGRERLRFAYRAKDGTESRRLTEPYRLVSTGRRWYLVAYDLDRADWRTFRVDRVREPFATGARFAPREMPTGSAAEYLRQSIGRRQEVYEFVVAFAESAEVVGARLPAWFGRPEPVDGGGCLVRGRTGDPVEWLAVRLAMVGCEFAVQGPRELVECVRELGGRLSRAGGGELPRA, from the coding sequence ATGACGACGGACACTCCGGCACGGCTCCTCCAGCTCCTCTCCCTCCTCCAGACGCCCCGCGAATGGCCCGGCGGCGAGCTGGCCGAGCGGCTCGGCGTGTCCCGCCGTACGGTCCGGCGGGACGTCGACCGGCTGCGTGAGCTGGGATATCCCGTGCAGGCATCCAAAGGGGCCGACGGCGGATACCGGCTGGTCGCGGGCAAGGCGATGCCGCCGCTGGTGCTCGACGACGAGGAGGCGGTGGCGATCGCGGTCGGGCTGCGGGCAGGGGCCGGACACGCGCTCGAGGGCGTGGACGAGGCGTCGGTGCGGGCGCTGGCGAAACTGGAACAGGTGCTGCCGTCGCGGTTGCGGCACCGGGTTTCCACGCTTCAGGCCGCGACCACGCCGCTGACGAGCGGCGACGGGGCGAGCATCGCGCCCGAGACGCTGACCGTGATGGCCTCGACCGTGGCCGGGCGGGAACGGCTGCGGTTCGCCTACCGCGCGAAGGACGGCACCGAGTCGCGGCGCCTGACCGAGCCGTATCGGCTGGTGTCGACCGGGCGCCGCTGGTACCTCGTCGCGTACGACCTCGACCGTGCGGACTGGCGCACCTTTCGCGTCGACCGGGTGCGGGAGCCGTTCGCCACGGGGGCGCGGTTCGCTCCGCGGGAGATGCCGACGGGGAGCGCGGCGGAGTATCTGCGGCAGTCGATCGGGCGGCGGCAGGAGGTGTACGAGTTCGTCGTCGCGTTCGCCGAGTCGGCGGAGGTGGTCGGGGCGCGGCTGCCGGCGTGGTTCGGGCGGCCCGAGCCCGTGGACGGCGGGGGTTGTCTGGTACGGGGCAGGACGGGGGATCCGGTGGAGTGGCTGGCGGTGCGGCTGGCGATGGTGGGGTGCGAGTTCGCGGTGCAGGGGCCGCGGGAACTTGTGGAATGCGTACGGGAGTTGGGGGGCCGACTGAGTCGGGCGGGGGGCGGGGAGTTGCCGCGGGCGTAG
- a CDS encoding P1 family peptidase — MAVDALTDVAGVRVGHATRTGDGWLTGTTVVLAPEGGAVAAVDVRGGGPGTKETDALDPRNLVQKVEAIVLTGGSAYGLDAASGVMAWLEERGRGVRVGADPAHVVPVVPAACVFDLGRGGDFRARPDAATGRAAVEAAAASEPGSPVREGCVGAGTGAVVGSMKGGVGTASTVLGSGITVAALVVANAVGSVMDPETGVLYGELFQGRVDRPEAHVHEAARRRLAETAARNTPPPLNTTLAVVATNAELSKAQAQKLAGTAHDGIARAVRPVHLLHDGDTVFTLATGAHPLDTESPLALNDILSAGADLVTRAIVRAVRAAVSVEGPGGAWPSYEELYAVR, encoded by the coding sequence ATGGCAGTTGACGCTTTGACGGACGTCGCCGGCGTGCGGGTGGGACACGCGACGCGTACCGGCGACGGTTGGCTCACCGGCACCACGGTCGTGCTCGCCCCGGAGGGCGGGGCCGTCGCGGCCGTGGATGTGCGCGGCGGTGGTCCCGGCACCAAGGAGACCGACGCCCTCGACCCGCGCAACCTGGTGCAGAAGGTCGAGGCGATCGTGCTGACGGGGGGCAGCGCGTACGGGCTCGACGCGGCGTCCGGTGTGATGGCCTGGCTGGAGGAGCGGGGCCGCGGGGTGCGCGTCGGGGCGGATCCGGCGCACGTCGTGCCTGTGGTACCCGCGGCCTGCGTCTTCGATCTGGGGCGGGGCGGCGACTTCCGGGCGAGACCGGACGCGGCGACCGGGCGGGCCGCGGTGGAGGCTGCCGCGGCGAGCGAACCCGGCAGCCCCGTGCGGGAGGGGTGCGTGGGCGCCGGTACGGGCGCTGTGGTCGGGTCGATGAAGGGCGGGGTCGGCACCGCGAGCACCGTCCTCGGCTCGGGGATCACGGTGGCCGCGCTGGTGGTGGCCAACGCGGTGGGGTCGGTGATGGACCCGGAAACGGGCGTTCTTTACGGGGAGTTGTTCCAGGGGCGCGTGGACCGGCCGGAAGCACACGTCCACGAGGCCGCCCGCAGGCGCCTCGCCGAGACCGCGGCGAGGAACACGCCTCCCCCGCTCAACACGACGCTCGCGGTGGTCGCGACCAACGCCGAGTTGTCGAAGGCGCAGGCACAGAAGCTGGCCGGAACAGCGCACGACGGCATCGCGCGCGCCGTACGGCCGGTGCACCTGCTCCATGACGGGGACACGGTGTTCACCCTGGCCACAGGGGCACACCCGCTCGACACCGAGAGCCCGCTCGCACTCAACGACATCCTCTCCGCGGGCGCGGACCTGGTGACGCGCGCGATCGTGCGCGCGGTGCGCGCCGCCGTGTCGGTGGAGGGGCCGGGCGGGGCGTGGCCGTCGTACGAGGAGTTGTACGCGGTCCGCTAG
- a CDS encoding RNA polymerase sigma factor RpoD/SigA, translating into MATRAVARRQSATGETADAASSVRAHAGEIADRDLVGMYLDEIARTPLLDAAKEVELSQTIEAGVFARQVLDGYEESSTDATREELEALVAEGERAKDVFIRSNLRLVVAVARRYPRSGLPLLDLIQEGNAGLVRAVEKFDYRKGFKFSTYATWWIRQAITRSIADQSRTIRLPVHLVEELGRIRRVQREFNREHGREPEPTEIAAELGSTPDRVTDVLDWARDPVSLNMSVDDEGETQFGDLLEDTSAVSPEQSVLTLLRSEELDGLIGRLDPRTASIIKMRYGIEDGRERTLTEVGKEHGLTRERIRQIEKHALLELKKLAQNTGFEAAA; encoded by the coding sequence ATGGCAACCCGTGCCGTCGCCCGTCGTCAGTCCGCCACCGGCGAGACGGCCGACGCGGCAAGCAGTGTTCGCGCCCATGCAGGCGAGATCGCCGACCGCGATCTGGTCGGCATGTACCTCGACGAGATCGCGCGTACACCGCTGCTCGACGCCGCAAAGGAGGTCGAGCTGTCCCAGACCATCGAGGCGGGTGTGTTCGCGCGGCAGGTCCTCGACGGGTACGAGGAGTCCTCGACGGACGCCACCCGGGAGGAGCTCGAGGCCCTGGTCGCCGAGGGGGAGCGGGCCAAGGACGTCTTCATCCGCTCCAACCTCCGCCTGGTCGTCGCCGTCGCCCGCCGCTACCCCCGCAGCGGCCTGCCCCTGCTCGACCTGATCCAGGAGGGCAACGCGGGCCTGGTGCGCGCGGTCGAGAAGTTCGACTACCGCAAGGGCTTCAAGTTCTCGACGTACGCGACCTGGTGGATCCGCCAGGCGATCACCCGCTCGATAGCGGACCAGTCGCGTACGATCCGCCTGCCCGTCCACCTGGTGGAGGAGCTCGGCCGGATCCGCCGCGTGCAGCGCGAGTTCAACCGCGAGCACGGCCGCGAGCCGGAGCCCACGGAGATCGCCGCCGAACTCGGCTCGACGCCGGATCGCGTCACCGACGTGCTCGACTGGGCCCGCGACCCGGTCTCCCTGAACATGTCGGTGGACGACGAGGGCGAGACCCAGTTCGGCGACCTGCTCGAGGACACGTCCGCGGTCTCCCCGGAGCAGTCCGTCCTCACGCTGCTGCGCAGCGAGGAGCTCGACGGTCTCATCGGCCGCCTCGACCCGCGCACGGCCTCCATCATCAAGATGCGGTACGGCATCGAGGACGGCCGGGAACGCACGCTGACCGAGGTCGGCAAGGAGCATGGCCTGACCCGCGAGCGGATCCGCCAGATCGAGAAGCACGCCCTGCTGGAGCTGAAGAAGCTGGCGCAGAACACCGGGTTCGAGGCGGCCGCGTAA
- a CDS encoding fructose-specific PTS transporter subunit EIIC: MSDMITADLVDLDLSADTKEAAARALAERMVALGRVTDLEGFLADVAAREAQMPTGLDGGIGIPHCRSEHVTEPTLAFGRSADGIDFGAADGPADLIFLIAAPAGADDAHLTILSSLARQLMNAEFTDALRAVRDPAAAAALIRGDEAAAPAEGEAGAQSASEDTAAASGAASAEAAAASTAPAPGADAPASAAPSESGERPFRIVAVTSCPTGIAHTYMAAESLENAGREAGVEVVVETQGSAGFTRLDPAVIAAADGVIFAHDVPVREKDRFGGKPTVDVGVKAGINRPAELITQVRERAARGEVTGAARPGSTPVERAGDPGDSYGTKLRKWLMTGVSYMVPFVAAGGLLIALGFAIGGYQINGAKPVTEHFDWGQVDSWGALLFQIGAVAFGFLIPVLAGYIAYGMADRPGLVPGFVGGMISVNIGAGFLGGLVAGLLAGTVVLGIQRIKIPPVLRGIMPVVVIPLVSSIAVGFLMFIVIGKPIAEAQKAMTDWLNGLSGTNAVLLGILLGLMMCFDLGGPVNKVAYAFATAGIAVQNPSDSAMKVMAAVMAAGMVPPLGMALATTVRKKLFTTAERENGKAAWILGASFISEGAIPFAAADPLRVIPASMAGGAVTGALTMAFGSTLRAPHGGIWVTFLIGKPFLYLLAIAVGTAVTAGLVIVLKGMRKQAPGADAGEAADGAAATAATAKQPVAA, translated from the coding sequence ATGAGCGACATGATCACCGCGGATCTGGTCGACCTCGACCTGTCCGCCGACACCAAGGAAGCGGCGGCGCGTGCCCTCGCCGAGCGGATGGTGGCCCTGGGCCGGGTCACCGACCTGGAGGGCTTCCTCGCCGATGTGGCAGCGCGTGAGGCCCAGATGCCGACCGGCCTGGACGGCGGCATAGGCATCCCGCACTGCCGCAGCGAGCACGTCACCGAGCCGACGCTGGCCTTCGGGCGCAGCGCCGACGGCATCGACTTCGGTGCGGCGGACGGACCGGCCGACCTGATCTTCCTGATCGCGGCGCCCGCCGGGGCCGACGACGCCCATCTGACGATCCTGTCGTCGCTGGCCCGGCAGCTGATGAACGCCGAGTTCACCGACGCACTGCGGGCGGTGCGGGACCCGGCGGCCGCGGCGGCGCTCATCCGCGGGGACGAGGCGGCGGCGCCCGCCGAGGGCGAGGCCGGCGCGCAGAGCGCCTCCGAAGACACCGCTGCGGCCTCGGGGGCGGCCTCCGCCGAGGCCGCGGCGGCCAGCACGGCCCCGGCGCCGGGCGCGGACGCCCCGGCGTCGGCCGCCCCGTCCGAGTCCGGCGAGCGCCCCTTCCGCATCGTCGCGGTCACCTCCTGCCCGACCGGCATCGCCCACACGTACATGGCGGCCGAGTCGCTGGAGAACGCGGGCCGGGAGGCGGGCGTCGAAGTCGTCGTCGAGACGCAGGGCTCGGCCGGCTTCACCCGGCTCGACCCGGCCGTCATCGCGGCGGCGGACGGCGTGATCTTCGCCCACGACGTGCCCGTACGCGAGAAGGACCGCTTCGGCGGCAAGCCCACCGTCGACGTCGGCGTGAAGGCGGGCATCAACCGCCCCGCCGAACTGATCACCCAGGTGCGGGAGAGGGCGGCGCGCGGCGAGGTTACCGGGGCGGCCCGGCCCGGCTCCACTCCGGTGGAACGCGCGGGTGACCCCGGCGACAGCTACGGCACCAAGCTGCGCAAGTGGCTGATGACCGGCGTCAGTTACATGGTCCCGTTCGTCGCGGCGGGCGGTCTGCTGATCGCCCTCGGCTTCGCGATCGGCGGCTACCAGATCAACGGCGCCAAGCCGGTCACCGAGCACTTCGACTGGGGTCAGGTCGACAGCTGGGGCGCCCTGCTGTTCCAGATCGGGGCGGTCGCCTTCGGCTTCCTGATCCCCGTCCTCGCCGGATACATCGCCTACGGCATGGCGGACCGGCCCGGCCTCGTGCCCGGCTTCGTCGGCGGCATGATCTCCGTCAACATCGGCGCCGGTTTCCTCGGCGGTCTGGTCGCGGGCCTGCTGGCCGGCACGGTCGTCCTCGGTATCCAGCGGATCAAGATCCCGCCGGTGCTGCGCGGCATCATGCCGGTGGTCGTGATCCCCCTTGTCTCCTCGATCGCCGTCGGCTTCCTGATGTTCATCGTGATCGGCAAGCCGATCGCCGAGGCCCAGAAGGCGATGACGGACTGGCTCAACGGCCTCTCCGGCACCAACGCGGTCCTGCTCGGCATCCTGCTCGGCCTGATGATGTGCTTCGACCTGGGCGGCCCGGTCAACAAGGTCGCGTACGCCTTCGCCACGGCCGGTATCGCCGTGCAGAACCCGAGCGACTCCGCGATGAAGGTGATGGCCGCCGTGATGGCCGCCGGCATGGTGCCTCCGCTGGGCATGGCCCTCGCGACCACCGTCCGCAAGAAGCTGTTCACCACGGCCGAGCGGGAGAACGGCAAGGCGGCCTGGATCCTGGGTGCGTCCTTCATCTCCGAGGGTGCGATCCCGTTCGCCGCGGCCGACCCGCTGCGCGTCATCCCCGCCTCCATGGCGGGCGGCGCGGTCACCGGTGCGCTGACCATGGCCTTCGGCTCGACCCTGCGCGCCCCGCACGGCGGCATCTGGGTCACCTTCCTGATCGGCAAGCCGTTCCTGTACCTGCTGGCCATCGCCGTCGGTACGGCGGTGACGGCGGGCCTGGTGATCGTCCTCAAGGGCATGCGCAAGCAGGCTCCGGGAGCCGACGCCGGCGAAGCCGCGGACGGCGCGGCCGCCACGGCGGCAACGGCGAAGCAGCCGGTCGCCGCGTAA
- a CDS encoding Ig-like domain-containing protein, giving the protein MTTPDIAARRALGACAVLMVGALTLTACGGSANAEGDDGKGGKDSAGTSAAKIVISAKDGSTGASINTTGVKVTGGRLTGVKMTVAGTGQAVPGAMAADGSSWKPKVQLERGTKYEISATAQGANGRATTADSVFTTVSSANSFIGTYTPDNGTTVGVGMPVSFTFDKAISDKKAVQSHITVTSSSGQKAVGHWFGTQRLDFRPEEYWKTGSKVTMKIDLDGVEGANGVFGVQKKTVTFTVGRSQISTVDVNTQTMTVVRDGRTLRTVPISAGSPQYTTYNGQMVISERFTQIRMDSRTVDLANAYDIPDVPHAMRLTTSGTFIHGNYWYNKGNPPFGRQGTSHGCVGLADVAGARGDTPAKWFYDNSIIGDVVIVRNSPDKTVAPDNGLNGWNMPWSQWTSGSAA; this is encoded by the coding sequence GTGACAACGCCGGACATAGCAGCGCGGCGCGCGCTGGGGGCCTGTGCCGTCCTGATGGTCGGCGCCCTCACCCTGACCGCATGCGGCGGAAGCGCCAACGCCGAGGGCGACGACGGCAAGGGCGGCAAGGACTCCGCCGGAACGTCGGCGGCGAAGATCGTCATATCGGCGAAGGACGGTTCGACAGGCGCGTCGATCAACACGACCGGTGTGAAGGTGACGGGCGGACGGCTCACCGGCGTGAAGATGACGGTGGCCGGGACGGGGCAGGCCGTGCCGGGCGCGATGGCCGCGGACGGGAGCAGCTGGAAGCCGAAGGTGCAGCTGGAGCGCGGGACGAAGTACGAGATCTCGGCGACCGCGCAGGGCGCCAACGGCCGGGCGACCACCGCCGACTCCGTCTTCACCACGGTCAGTTCGGCGAACAGTTTCATCGGGACGTACACGCCGGACAACGGCACCACGGTGGGCGTGGGGATGCCGGTGTCGTTCACCTTCGACAAGGCGATCAGCGACAAGAAGGCCGTCCAGTCGCACATCACGGTCACTTCGAGCAGTGGGCAGAAGGCGGTCGGGCACTGGTTCGGGACGCAGCGGCTCGACTTCCGGCCCGAGGAGTACTGGAAGACCGGGTCCAAGGTCACGATGAAGATCGACCTGGACGGCGTCGAGGGCGCGAACGGTGTCTTCGGGGTGCAGAAGAAGACCGTCACCTTCACCGTCGGACGGTCGCAGATCTCCACCGTCGACGTGAACACGCAGACCATGACGGTGGTGCGGGACGGCAGGACCCTCAGGACGGTGCCGATTTCGGCGGGCAGCCCGCAGTACACGACGTACAACGGGCAGATGGTGATCTCCGAGAGGTTCACGCAGATCCGCATGGACAGCAGGACCGTCGACCTCGCCAACGCGTACGACATACCGGACGTCCCGCACGCGATGCGGCTGACGACGTCGGGGACCTTCATCCACGGCAACTACTGGTACAACAAGGGCAATCCGCCCTTCGGGCGTCAGGGCACCAGCCATGGGTGCGTCGGGCTCGCCGACGTGGCGGGCGCGCGGGGCGACACACCCGCCAAGTGGTTCTACGACAACTCGATCATCGGCGACGTCGTGATCGTCAGGAACTCGCCCGACAAGACCGTGGCGCCCGACAACGGGCTGAACGGCTGGAACATGCCATGGAGCCAGTGGACCTCCGGAAGTGCCGCGTGA
- a CDS encoding DUF6227 family protein, whose product MSVPYETAAYEPPESPESPEEHLARLLGRALNSFELPDETVARLDCALVHDSSLHSAHHSAGLHRETYRHTWLLADGSALTLWELVHNTAPGSDPQHEVYADEEELHAATGRLPLPPDGPDFELPVMAQLSPVPQPRHAYVPDDSADHARRLLRRAENADRPDRDTASLLSTAFAHQITQAFGRPCRAGRIGLGFVLYEHAFLLRDGREISLWEVEHTATPDGRHMCEVYATEDAARDAMERRAAQVS is encoded by the coding sequence TTGAGCGTTCCGTACGAGACGGCAGCGTACGAACCCCCCGAGTCGCCCGAGTCTCCGGAGGAGCACCTCGCGCGGCTCCTGGGCCGCGCCCTGAACTCCTTCGAGCTGCCCGACGAGACGGTGGCGCGACTGGACTGCGCGCTGGTGCACGACAGTTCGCTGCACTCCGCGCACCACAGCGCCGGGCTGCACCGGGAGACCTACCGGCACACATGGCTGCTCGCCGACGGCTCGGCGCTCACGTTGTGGGAGCTCGTCCACAACACCGCGCCGGGCAGCGACCCGCAGCACGAGGTGTACGCCGACGAGGAGGAGCTGCACGCCGCGACCGGGCGCCTGCCGCTGCCGCCGGACGGGCCGGACTTCGAACTGCCGGTGATGGCGCAGCTGTCGCCGGTCCCGCAGCCGCGGCACGCGTATGTGCCGGACGACTCGGCGGACCACGCGCGCCGGCTCCTGCGGCGGGCGGAGAACGCGGACCGGCCGGACAGGGACACGGCCTCGCTGCTGTCCACGGCGTTCGCGCACCAGATCACCCAGGCCTTCGGCCGGCCCTGCCGTGCGGGGCGCATCGGGCTGGGCTTCGTGCTCTACGAGCACGCGTTCCTGCTGCGCGACGGCCGGGAGATCTCCCTGTGGGAGGTCGAGCACACGGCGACGCCCGACGGGCGGCACATGTGCGAGGTGTACGCGACGGAGGACGCGGCCCGGGACGCGATGGAGAGGCGGGCGGCGCAGGTTTCCTGA
- a CDS encoding MFS transporter, translated as MTSTETHSSADSPTDSPTDRRRWFALAIVMTAAFMDLVDVTIVNIAIPSIQRDGASFSQIQWITAGYALAFAAGLITGGRLGDIHGRKRLFLIGIGGFTLASALCGFAANPEMLVASRILQGGMAAMMVPQVLSIVHATFPAHERGKVFGLFGAIVGLGAVCGPLLGALLTEWNLFGLEWRPIFLINLPVGIAGLILGSRFITESRAPKALKLDLVGVALVTLGLLMLFYPLTRGRELGWPLWGYVSMAGSLVVLAALVAYERRKSARDGSPLIELSLFRVKSFAAGIAVQTVFGIALGVFFLVWTLYMQIGLGWSPLRAGLTGVPFSIAVSTAAGMSVQKLVPRFGRKVLQAGALVMAAGLLIYIWESERYGLSIAPWQMALPLIVMGAGMGLIFAPLTDAVLSGVPREHAGSASGLINTVQQMGNALGLGLVSVVFFGVIGEQLAPAEVGPEFVNAFQHALGWVAAVMGVIFLLMFALPSRAAQHVEGAEPEILVEERERERELVS; from the coding sequence ATGACCTCCACCGAGACCCATAGCTCCGCCGACAGCCCTACGGACAGCCCTACCGACCGCCGCCGCTGGTTCGCCCTCGCGATCGTGATGACCGCGGCCTTCATGGATCTTGTCGACGTCACGATCGTCAACATCGCGATTCCCTCGATCCAGCGGGACGGCGCGTCCTTCAGCCAGATCCAGTGGATAACGGCCGGTTACGCGCTCGCCTTCGCCGCCGGCCTCATCACCGGCGGGCGGCTCGGCGACATCCACGGCCGCAAGCGGCTCTTCCTCATCGGCATCGGTGGCTTCACCCTCGCCTCCGCCCTCTGCGGCTTCGCCGCGAACCCGGAGATGCTGGTCGCCTCCCGCATCCTGCAGGGCGGCATGGCGGCGATGATGGTCCCGCAGGTCCTGTCGATCGTCCACGCGACCTTCCCGGCGCACGAGCGCGGCAAGGTGTTCGGACTGTTCGGCGCGATCGTCGGCCTGGGCGCGGTCTGCGGTCCACTGCTCGGCGCCCTGCTGACGGAGTGGAACCTGTTCGGGCTGGAGTGGCGCCCGATCTTCCTCATCAACCTGCCGGTCGGCATCGCGGGCCTGATCCTGGGCAGCCGCTTCATCACCGAGTCCAGGGCCCCGAAGGCGCTGAAACTGGACCTCGTCGGCGTGGCGCTGGTGACGCTGGGACTGCTGATGCTGTTCTACCCGCTCACCCGGGGCCGTGAGCTGGGCTGGCCGCTGTGGGGGTACGTCTCGATGGCCGGGTCGCTCGTCGTCCTCGCGGCGCTGGTGGCGTACGAGAGGCGCAAGTCGGCGCGGGACGGCTCCCCGCTGATCGAACTGTCCCTGTTCAGGGTGAAGAGCTTCGCGGCCGGCATCGCGGTGCAGACCGTCTTCGGGATCGCGCTCGGCGTCTTCTTCCTGGTCTGGACCCTCTACATGCAGATCGGCCTCGGCTGGAGCCCGCTGCGGGCGGGGCTGACCGGGGTGCCCTTCTCGATCGCCGTCTCGACGGCGGCCGGAATGTCGGTTCAGAAGCTCGTCCCGCGCTTCGGCCGCAAGGTGTTGCAGGCGGGCGCGCTGGTGATGGCCGCGGGTCTCCTGATCTACATCTGGGAATCCGAGCGGTACGGGCTGTCCATCGCCCCCTGGCAGATGGCTCTGCCCCTGATCGTGATGGGTGCGGGAATGGGCCTGATCTTCGCGCCGCTGACGGACGCGGTGCTGTCCGGGGTCCCGCGCGAGCACGCGGGCTCGGCCTCCGGTCTCATCAACACCGTCCAGCAGATGGGCAACGCCCTGGGCCTCGGCCTGGTCTCGGTGGTCTTCTTCGGCGTCATCGGCGAGCAGTTGGCCCCTGCCGAGGTCGGTCCGGAGTTCGTGAACGCCTTCCAGCACGCGCTGGGCTGGGTGGCCGCGGTGATGGGCGTCATCTTCCTGCTGATGTTCGCGCTGCCGAGCCGGGCGGCGCAGCATGTGGAGGGGGCCGAGCCGGAGATCCTGGTGGAGGAGCGGGAGCGGGAGCGGGAGCTCGTGTCCTGA
- the pfkB gene encoding 1-phosphofructokinase, producing the protein MILTVTPNPSLDRTYEVPSLERGEVIRATGERMDPGGKGVNVSRAVAAAGRRTVAVLPLGGAPGALVADLLDAQGIEVAPVPVAGATRSNIALAESDGVLTKINAPGPKLSAAEQELLLEAVREQSRGAAWIACCGSLPRGLAPSWYAALVARAHAAGVRIALDTSGPALLEALRERPDVVKPNAEELAEAVERPLATVGDAVKAAEELREMGARAVLASLGADGQLLVDGSGAWFGSARVDVVRSNVGAGDSSLAGFLIAGGSGPQALASAVAHGAAAVRLPGSVMPTPADLDPAAVTVTAEIPMDRGLKEPVS; encoded by the coding sequence ATGATCCTCACCGTCACCCCCAATCCGTCCCTGGACCGGACGTACGAGGTCCCGTCGCTGGAGCGCGGCGAAGTCATCCGCGCCACCGGCGAACGCATGGACCCCGGCGGCAAGGGCGTGAACGTCTCGCGCGCGGTCGCGGCCGCCGGCCGGCGTACGGTCGCGGTCCTGCCCCTGGGTGGTGCGCCGGGGGCGCTCGTCGCCGATCTGCTCGACGCGCAGGGCATCGAGGTCGCGCCGGTGCCGGTCGCCGGAGCCACCCGCTCCAACATCGCGCTCGCGGAGTCGGACGGGGTGCTCACGAAGATCAACGCGCCGGGTCCCAAGCTGTCCGCGGCCGAGCAGGAACTGCTCCTTGAGGCCGTGCGGGAGCAGTCGCGCGGGGCCGCCTGGATCGCGTGCTGCGGAAGCCTGCCGCGGGGGCTCGCGCCGTCCTGGTACGCGGCGCTCGTCGCGCGGGCGCACGCCGCGGGCGTACGGATCGCGCTGGACACCTCCGGGCCCGCGCTGCTCGAAGCGCTGCGCGAGCGGCCCGACGTGGTGAAGCCGAACGCCGAGGAGCTCGCGGAGGCCGTCGAGCGCCCCCTGGCGACGGTGGGCGACGCGGTGAAGGCGGCCGAGGAGTTGCGCGAGATGGGCGCTCGCGCCGTGCTCGCGAGCCTGGGCGCCGACGGGCAGCTGCTCGTGGACGGCTCGGGCGCCTGGTTCGGCAGCGCACGGGTCGACGTCGTACGCAGCAATGTGGGCGCCGGCGACTCGTCACTGGCCGGCTTCCTGATCGCCGGGGGCAGCGGCCCGCAGGCACTGGCCTCCGCCGTCGCGCACGGCGCGGCCGCCGTCCGGCTGCCCGGCAGCGTGATGCCCACGCCGGCCGACCTGGACCCGGCGGCGGTGACGGTCACGGCGGAGATCCCGATGGACCGCGGGCTGAAGGAGCCGGTGTCATGA
- a CDS encoding DeoR/GlpR family DNA-binding transcription regulator produces MYGPERQQEILRLARDGGRVDVLSLAEEFQVTAETIRRDLKALDRAGLVRRVHGGAIPVGRLDFEPDIAERESTAADEKDRIAKAALAELPSEGTMILDAGTTVARLAAAIPLEASLTVVTHSLPIAARLADHPGMQLHLVGGRVRHRTRAAVDAWALRAYGEIRADVLFVAANGFSAEHGLTTPDLAEAAVKRAALAAARRVVLLADSSKHGQEHFARFGDLSDVDLLITDSGLSPEDAAAIERGGTEVVRA; encoded by the coding sequence ATGTACGGGCCGGAGCGGCAGCAGGAGATCCTCCGGCTCGCCCGTGACGGCGGCCGCGTGGATGTGCTGTCGCTGGCCGAGGAGTTCCAGGTGACGGCGGAGACGATCCGCCGCGACCTGAAGGCCCTCGACCGGGCCGGCCTCGTCCGCCGGGTGCACGGCGGCGCCATCCCGGTCGGACGCCTCGACTTCGAGCCGGACATCGCCGAACGCGAGTCCACCGCCGCCGACGAGAAGGACCGCATCGCCAAGGCGGCCCTCGCGGAACTGCCGAGCGAGGGCACGATGATCCTCGACGCCGGCACGACGGTCGCCCGCCTGGCCGCCGCCATCCCCCTCGAGGCCTCGCTCACCGTCGTCACGCACTCCCTGCCGATCGCGGCCCGTCTCGCCGACCACCCCGGCATGCAGCTCCACCTCGTCGGCGGGCGCGTACGGCACCGTACGCGCGCCGCCGTGGACGCCTGGGCCCTCCGTGCTTACGGCGAGATCCGAGCTGATGTACTTTTTGTGGCGGCCAACGGCTTTTCTGCCGAGCATGGCCTGACCACCCCCGACCTCGCCGAGGCCGCGGTGAAGCGCGCGGCCCTCGCCGCCGCCCGCCGCGTGGTGCTGCTCGCCGACTCCTCCAAGCACGGCCAGGAGCACTTCGCCCGCTTCGGCGACCTGAGCGATGTGGACCTGCTGATCACCGACAGCGGGCTGAGCCCGGAAGACGCCGCCGCCATCGAGCGCGGTGGCACGGAAGTAGTGCGCGCATGA